The proteins below are encoded in one region of Deltaproteobacteria bacterium:
- the pstA gene encoding phosphate ABC transporter permease PstA, producing the protein METIAYRRKAADRAAKTMFAVSALLVVLPLFLIFFDLLWKGARELKWTLLTDLPHPVGEPGGGIANGILGTLTIAGLAMAGGIPVAVMCGIYLAEYGRGKFASVVRFGVDTLAGVPSIIMGIFGYLLWVIPMKRFSAWAGAAALAMIFIPVVVRTTEEMLRTVPQSVREAALALGIERWKTTLFITVRTATAGIVTGILLAMARIVGETAPLLFTALGNQFWQSGLDQPIAAVPLQVFNYAISPYDDWHDKAWAGAVVLIGMVLLISIGARYFTRVKK; encoded by the coding sequence ATGGAAACGATCGCATATCGCCGAAAAGCCGCCGACCGGGCCGCCAAGACGATGTTCGCAGTTTCGGCGCTTCTCGTCGTCCTGCCGCTCTTCCTCATCTTCTTCGACCTCCTCTGGAAAGGCGCAAGGGAACTGAAATGGACGCTATTGACCGATCTCCCGCATCCGGTCGGAGAGCCCGGCGGAGGGATCGCAAACGGAATCCTGGGTACACTGACCATCGCCGGCCTCGCCATGGCAGGCGGCATCCCGGTTGCGGTCATGTGCGGCATCTACCTTGCCGAATACGGACGGGGAAAGTTCGCCTCCGTCGTCCGGTTCGGCGTGGACACCCTGGCCGGGGTCCCCTCCATCATTATGGGGATCTTCGGGTACCTGCTGTGGGTCATCCCCATGAAGCGGTTCTCCGCATGGGCGGGGGCGGCTGCGCTTGCGATGATCTTCATCCCCGTCGTAGTCCGAACGACCGAGGAGATGCTGCGCACGGTCCCGCAGTCGGTAAGGGAGGCGGCGCTGGCGCTGGGGATCGAACGGTGGAAGACGACGCTCTTCATCACGGTGCGGACCGCCACTGCCGGAATCGTCACCGGGATACTGCTGGCGATGGCGAGGATAGTCGGGGAGACCGCCCCTCTCCTGTTCACTGCGCTGGGAAACCAGTTCTGGCAATCGGGGCTGGACCAGCCGATCGCGGCCGTCCCGTTGCAGGTATTCAATTACGCGATCTCGCCGTACGACGACTGGCACGACAAGGCGTGGGCAGGAGCCGTCGTCCTCATAGGAATGGTCCTTCTCATCAGTATAGGAGCGCGCTACTTCACGAGGGTGAAGAAGTAG